One genomic region from Amphiprion ocellaris isolate individual 3 ecotype Okinawa chromosome 20, ASM2253959v1, whole genome shotgun sequence encodes:
- the slc1a8b gene encoding solute carrier family 1 member 8b — protein sequence MMEWLKSPCKHLLSLKIRAYVKDYCKRNGLLTLSVFAVVTGCVLGFLLRSLNLSTQAKIYFSFPGELLMRMLKMLILPLITSSLMSGLSAMDTKASGRLGVLTITYYLWTTFIAVIVGIVLVLIIHPGTGSEKDGHHASSGPVMTSADALLDLIRNMIPSNLIEATFQQYRTDLVPIVQSDNVKESQANYVYVMPDYHNPRLGHPVFLEITPAPDIKYKIVPSTSKGMNVLGIVIFSATMGLLLGKMGERGAPLVNVCQCINECVMKIINAAMWYFPFGIVFLVAGKILDMHDPAHLGEKLGMYFITVLSGLFVHGLILLPLFYFIFTRKNPFPYIRGLLQALVIALATSSSSATLPITMKCLLENCGVNRQIARFVLPVGATINMDGTALYEAVAAIFIAQVNEYDLDFGQLVTISITATAASIGAAGIPQAGLVTMVIVLTSVGLPPADISLIVAIDWVLDRFRTMINVLGDALAAGIMAHLCKKDFEKATTTTTTAATTPLANNGGGPQRRDTVISFGNQSVALSDAPLIAHRCDYVFEVEGDNVLEKPVPCYNLCQV from the exons ATGATGGAATGGTTGAAGTCACCGTGCAAACATCTGCTGTCGTTGAAAATCAGGGCGTACGTGAAGGACTACTGCAAGAGGAATGGTCTGCTGACACTGTCGGTCTTCGCCGTGGTGACTGGCTGTGTGCTGGGGTTTTTACTCCGATCACTCAATCTCTCCACACAG GCTAAGATCTACTTCTCCTTCCCTGGAGAGCTGCTGATGAGGATGTTAAAGATGTTGATTCTGCCACTCATCACCTCCAG TCTTATGTCTGGCCTGTCCGCTATGGACACGAAGGCAAGCGGCCGGCTGGGAGTCCTGACCATCACCTACTACCTGTGGACCACCTTCATCGCCGTCATCGTCGGCATCGTGCTGGTGCTCATCATTCACCCGGGGACGGGCTCAGAGAAAGACGGTCACCATGCCAGTTCTGGGCCTGTTATGACCTCCGCTGATGCTCTGCTAGACCTCATCAG AAACATGATCCCATCAAATCTAATTGAAGCCACTTTTCAGCAG TACCGGACAGACCTGGTACCGATTGTGCAGAGCGACAACGTAAAAGAGTCGCAGGCCAACTATGTGTACGTCATGCCCGACTACCACAACCCTCGCCTGGGCCACCCAGTGTTCCTGGAGATCACCCCTGCACCCGACATCAAGTATAAAATCGTCCCCAGCACGAGCAAAGGCATGAACGTACTGGGCATCGTCATCTTCTCGGCCACCATGG GCCTGCTGCTGGGGAAGATGGGAGAACGTGGAGCTCCTTTGGTCAACGTGTGTCAGTGCATCAACGAGTGCGTCATGAAGATCATCAATGCTGCGATGTG GTACTTTCCCTTTGGCATCGTGTTCCTGGTGGCTGGGAAGATCCTGGACATGCATGACCCGGCCCATCTGGGGGAGAAGCTGGGGATGTACTTCATCACTGTGCTGTCGGGGCTGTTTGTTCACGGCCTCATCCTGCTGCCTCTTTTCTACTTCATCTTCACTCGCAAAAACCCCTTCCCCTATATCAGAGGGCTGCTGCAGGCTCTTGTCATTGCACTGGCTACTTCTTCTAG CTCAGCCACACTGCCCATCACCATGAAATGTCTCCTGGAGAACTGTGGAGTCAATCGGCAGATTGCTCGATTCGTGCTGCCAGTGGGAGCGACCATCAACATGGACGGGACAGCCCTGTACGAGGCCGTGGCGGCCATCTTTATCGCTCAGGTCAACGAGTACGACTTGGACTTCGGCCAGCTGGTCACTAtcag CataacagcaacagcagccagcATCGGGGCAGCTGGGATTCCTCAAGCAGGtttggttaccatggtgattgTCCTCACCTCTGTGGGGTTACCGCCTGCTGACATCTCCCTGATTGTTGCCATCGACTGGGTTCT TGATCGCTTCCGGACCATGATCAATGTTCTCGGTGACGCCTTAGCTGCTGGGATTATGGCTCATTTATGCAAAAAAGACTTTGAGAAAGCAACCACTACCACGACCACTGCTGCTACTACTCCTTTAGCCAATAATGGAGGAGGCCCCCAAAGG